The following are encoded together in the Flavobacterium sp. TR2 genome:
- the tyrS gene encoding tyrosine--tRNA ligase, translating into MKNLVEELKWRGLYHDSMPGTEEQLLKEATTAYIGFDPTADSLHIGSMVQIILLVHLKNFGHRPIALVGGATGMIGDPSGKSDERNLLDEEALAKNVAGIKSVLSRFLDFNSTEANAPLMVNNYDWMKEFSFIDFAREVGKRITVNYMMAKDSVKKRFSGEGEGMSFTEFTYQLIQGYDFYHLYKNNNCILQMGGSDQWGNITTGTELVRRMGGENAKAYALTTPLITKADGSKFGKSEGGNVWLDADKTSVYKFYQFWVNTTDVDAEKYIKIFTFLDKDTIEALIEEHKTAPHLRVLQKKLAEEITVFVHNREELEKAIQASNILFGNSTAEDLKKLDEATFLEVFDGVPQAEIAKADLENGLDIITVLNEKTGFFKSNGEARRALTANSISVNREKIKEDFVLTANDLINNQFVLLQSGKKNYFVIRVV; encoded by the coding sequence ATGAAGAATCTAGTTGAAGAATTAAAATGGCGCGGGTTATACCATGATAGTATGCCTGGAACGGAAGAACAATTGCTAAAAGAAGCTACCACTGCCTATATCGGTTTTGATCCAACGGCAGATTCACTGCACATCGGAAGTATGGTTCAGATTATTTTATTGGTTCACCTAAAGAATTTCGGGCATAGACCGATTGCTTTAGTAGGTGGAGCAACAGGAATGATCGGTGATCCTTCTGGTAAATCTGATGAAAGAAACTTGCTTGACGAAGAGGCTTTGGCTAAAAACGTAGCTGGAATCAAAAGCGTTTTGTCTCGTTTCTTAGATTTTAATTCAACCGAAGCCAATGCGCCACTAATGGTGAATAACTACGATTGGATGAAAGAATTCTCTTTTATCGATTTTGCACGTGAAGTTGGAAAAAGAATCACCGTAAATTATATGATGGCTAAAGATTCTGTAAAAAAGAGATTTAGCGGAGAAGGTGAAGGAATGTCTTTTACAGAATTTACATATCAATTAATTCAAGGTTACGATTTCTATCATTTATATAAAAACAACAACTGTATTCTGCAAATGGGAGGTTCTGACCAATGGGGTAATATTACTACTGGTACAGAATTAGTGCGCAGAATGGGAGGTGAGAATGCTAAAGCTTATGCCTTAACAACGCCTCTTATTACAAAAGCGGACGGATCTAAATTTGGAAAGTCTGAAGGTGGAAACGTTTGGCTAGATGCGGACAAGACTTCTGTATACAAATTCTACCAATTTTGGGTAAACACGACCGATGTTGATGCTGAGAAATACATTAAAATCTTTACTTTCTTAGATAAAGATACTATTGAAGCTTTAATTGAAGAGCACAAAACGGCTCCGCATTTAAGAGTTTTACAAAAGAAATTAGCAGAAGAAATTACTGTTTTTGTTCATAATAGAGAAGAATTGGAAAAAGCAATTCAGGCTTCAAATATTTTGTTTGGAAATTCAACTGCAGAAGATTTGAAAAAATTGGATGAAGCTACTTTTTTAGAAGTTTTTGACGGAGTTCCGCAAGCTGAAATCGCAAAAGCTGATTTAGAAAACGGATTGGATATTATTACAGTTTTAAACGAAAAAACGGGTTTCTTTAAATCAAACGGAGAGGCGAGAAGAGCTCTAACGGCTAACTCAATTTCTGTAAATAGAGAAAAAATAAAAGAAGATTTTGTTTTAACGGCAAATGATTTAATCAATAATCAATTCGTTTTATTGCAAAGCGGAAAGAAGAATTATTTTGTGATTCGTGTTGTTTAA
- a CDS encoding NAD-dependent epimerase/dehydratase family protein: MILVTGGTGLVGAHLLLHLIESGENVRAIYRTEKNIQKTKSVFDLYKKTDLFEKINWLEADILDVPSLETAFIDIKQVYHCAAVISFDPKDEENLRKTNIEGTANMVNFSIAKEVEKFCYISSIAALGDIAPHETHITEETDWNPEKPHSDYAISKYGAEMEVWRAQQEGLNVIIVNPGVILGPPKMMDIFDEGSSEIYRKVAKGLPFYTLGSTGFISVDDVAKTTYELMKSEIKNERFTLISDNIIFKDLLNTVSDVLKVKRPHIHASPFFMNALWIADGIFSTLFFRKRSITKATAKASYSKNLYSNEKIKTALGTVFTDIHQYINDSSKL; the protein is encoded by the coding sequence ATGATATTAGTAACTGGAGGAACTGGTTTAGTAGGTGCACATTTATTGCTTCATTTAATTGAGAGTGGAGAAAATGTTCGGGCAATTTACAGAACCGAAAAAAATATTCAGAAGACAAAATCGGTTTTTGACTTGTATAAAAAAACAGATCTGTTTGAAAAAATCAATTGGCTCGAAGCCGATATTCTGGACGTTCCTTCACTTGAAACCGCTTTTATCGACATCAAACAAGTGTATCACTGCGCAGCAGTTATTTCGTTTGATCCAAAAGACGAAGAAAACCTTAGAAAAACCAATATCGAAGGAACTGCCAATATGGTCAATTTTTCCATTGCCAAAGAGGTAGAAAAATTTTGCTACATCAGTTCTATAGCCGCTTTGGGAGATATTGCACCTCATGAAACACACATTACCGAAGAAACAGACTGGAATCCTGAGAAACCGCACAGCGATTATGCCATTTCTAAATACGGTGCCGAAATGGAAGTATGGCGCGCACAGCAGGAAGGCTTAAATGTCATTATCGTAAATCCGGGAGTAATTTTGGGTCCGCCGAAAATGATGGATATTTTCGACGAAGGCAGCAGTGAAATTTATCGAAAAGTAGCCAAGGGGCTTCCGTTCTATACACTTGGGAGCACTGGTTTCATCTCTGTTGATGATGTTGCAAAAACTACTTATGAACTGATGAAAAGCGAAATAAAAAACGAACGTTTTACGCTCATTTCTGACAATATCATTTTTAAAGACCTTTTAAACACTGTTTCTGATGTTTTAAAAGTAAAAAGACCGCACATTCATGCCTCTCCTTTTTTTATGAATGCATTGTGGATTGCCGACGGAATATTTTCGACTTTATTTTTTAGAAAAAGAAGCATTACAAAAGCAACAGCAAAAGCTTCGTATTCAAAAAACCTATATAGCAACGAAAAAATAAAAACCGCTCTAGGAACGGTTTTTACAGATATTCATCAATATATTAACGACAGCTCAAAACTATAG
- a CDS encoding DUF4296 domain-containing protein — MKNFIVILLVLFLSVSCKKEVVKQPAKLIEKEKMIDIMYDLSLLEAMRYQKPLSLDSIDNNPTRFVLKKYKVDSLQFAQSNIYYASDYESYKDMFDAVNKRISVNQRAADSLAKIDEKKAAKEAKNKAKTASKDSVQKPAPKINIDSIREAHRNRK; from the coding sequence ATGAAGAATTTTATAGTCATACTATTGGTTTTGTTTCTTTCTGTAAGCTGCAAAAAAGAGGTTGTAAAACAGCCTGCAAAGCTTATTGAGAAAGAGAAAATGATTGATATTATGTATGATTTATCTCTTTTGGAAGCAATGAGATATCAGAAGCCATTGTCTTTGGATTCAATAGACAACAATCCGACAAGGTTTGTTTTGAAAAAATATAAAGTAGACAGTCTTCAGTTTGCGCAGAGCAATATCTATTATGCTTCGGATTACGAAAGTTATAAAGATATGTTTGATGCAGTAAATAAAAGGATTTCTGTAAATCAGCGAGCAGCAGATTCTTTAGCTAAAATTGATGAAAAGAAAGCGGCTAAGGAAGCAAAAAATAAGGCTAAAACGGCTTCAAAAGATTCTGTTCAAAAACCAGCTCCAAAAATTAATATCGATTCTATAAGAGAGGCTCACAGAAATAGGAAATAA
- a CDS encoding dihydroorotase, whose protein sequence is MNRILIKNAKIVNEGTIFEGDVLIENDLIVEIADSISLKTSDCIVIDAEGNYLMPGAIDDQVHFREPGLTHKGDIESESRAAVAGGITSFIEQPNTVPNAVTQEILEDKYQIASQKSFANYSFMMGATNDNLEEVLKTNPKNVAGIKIFLGSSTGNMLVDNEAVLEKIFSSTPMLIAVHCEDETTIKNNLAAFKEQYGDDVPVTAHNLIRSAEACYISSSKAVALAKRTGARLHIFHLSTAKEMELFTNKIPLEEKKITAEVCVHHLWFTDEDYKTKGNFIKWNPAVKTADDRAELWKALNDGRIDVIATDHAPHTKEEKQQSYLNAPSGGPLVQHAVVAMFEAHHQGKISVEKIVEKMCHNPAKLFKIEKRGFIREGYHADLVIVNPSLPWSVKPENILYKCGWSPFEGYTFKSRITHTFVNGELVYNNFKVKDTRAGKRLLFDR, encoded by the coding sequence ATGAACAGGATTTTAATAAAAAATGCCAAAATTGTAAACGAAGGGACAATTTTTGAAGGTGATGTTTTAATTGAAAACGATTTGATTGTTGAAATTGCAGACAGCATTTCATTAAAGACATCAGATTGTATCGTAATCGACGCTGAAGGAAACTATTTGATGCCAGGCGCGATAGACGATCAAGTGCATTTTAGAGAGCCGGGATTAACGCATAAAGGAGATATAGAATCAGAATCGCGTGCGGCTGTTGCCGGCGGAATTACTTCTTTTATCGAACAGCCCAATACGGTTCCGAATGCGGTTACTCAAGAAATATTAGAAGATAAATATCAAATTGCTTCTCAAAAATCATTTGCGAATTATTCGTTTATGATGGGAGCAACAAACGATAATTTGGAAGAAGTTTTAAAAACAAATCCAAAGAATGTTGCGGGAATTAAAATTTTCTTAGGCTCGTCTACAGGAAATATGCTGGTGGATAATGAAGCGGTTTTAGAAAAAATATTCTCAAGCACGCCAATGCTGATAGCAGTTCACTGCGAAGACGAAACTACGATTAAAAATAATCTGGCCGCTTTTAAGGAACAGTACGGAGACGACGTGCCAGTAACGGCGCATAACCTGATAAGAAGTGCCGAAGCTTGTTACATTTCTTCTTCAAAAGCAGTGGCTTTGGCAAAAAGAACTGGAGCAAGGCTGCATATTTTCCATCTTTCAACTGCAAAGGAAATGGAATTGTTTACCAATAAAATTCCGTTAGAAGAGAAAAAAATCACTGCTGAGGTTTGTGTACATCATCTTTGGTTTACAGATGAAGATTATAAAACTAAAGGAAATTTCATTAAATGGAATCCGGCTGTTAAAACTGCTGATGACCGTGCAGAACTTTGGAAAGCTTTGAACGACGGAAGAATTGATGTAATCGCGACAGATCACGCGCCTCATACGAAAGAAGAAAAGCAACAGTCGTATCTGAATGCGCCTTCTGGAGGCCCGTTGGTGCAGCACGCCGTTGTAGCAATGTTTGAAGCGCATCACCAAGGAAAAATTAGTGTGGAGAAAATCGTGGAGAAAATGTGCCACAATCCAGCTAAACTTTTCAAAATAGAAAAAAGAGGATTCATCAGAGAGGGTTACCATGCCGATTTGGTAATCGTTAATCCAAGTTTGCCTTGGAGCGTGAAGCCAGAAAATATTTTATACAAATGCGGATGGTCTCCGTTTGAAGGTTATACATTCAAATCTAGAATCACGCATACTTTTGTAAACGGAGAATTGGTTTACAATAATTTTAAAGTAAAAGATACCAGAGCAGGTAAAAGATTATTGTTTGATAGATAA
- a CDS encoding polyprenol monophosphomannose synthase codes for MNDSIVIIPTYNEIENVESIVRAVLSQHKSFHLLIIDDNSPDHTAKKVIALQEEYPGKLFLEQRTKKSGLGTAYVHGFKWALERDYQFIFEMDADFSHNPNDLEKLYDACHFGGADLAIGSRYVKGVNVVNWPLSRVLMSYFASVYVKFITGMKIHDATAGFVCYKREVLEKINLNKIKFVGYAFQIEMKYRTYCAKFQITEVPIIFTDRTKGVSKMSNAIIKEAILGVISLRLRKLVNSL; via the coding sequence ATGAATGATAGCATTGTCATAATTCCCACATATAACGAAATTGAAAACGTAGAAAGTATAGTTAGAGCTGTACTTTCGCAGCATAAATCTTTTCATCTGCTGATTATCGATGATAATTCTCCAGATCACACGGCAAAAAAAGTCATTGCATTGCAGGAAGAATATCCAGGAAAACTTTTTTTGGAGCAGAGAACTAAAAAATCAGGTTTGGGAACTGCATATGTTCATGGCTTTAAATGGGCTTTGGAACGCGATTATCAGTTTATTTTTGAAATGGATGCCGATTTTTCGCATAATCCAAACGATTTAGAAAAATTGTATGATGCCTGCCATTTTGGTGGGGCAGATCTTGCTATTGGTTCTCGTTATGTAAAAGGTGTAAATGTAGTCAACTGGCCTCTAAGCCGAGTTTTGATGTCTTACTTTGCATCTGTTTATGTAAAATTTATCACCGGAATGAAAATTCACGATGCCACTGCGGGTTTTGTATGCTACAAAAGAGAAGTTTTGGAGAAAATCAATTTAAATAAAATAAAGTTTGTCGGATACGCGTTTCAAATTGAGATGAAGTACAGAACTTACTGCGCCAAATTTCAAATTACCGAAGTCCCAATTATTTTTACCGATAGAACAAAAGGAGTTTCTAAAATGAGCAATGCTATTATTAAAGAAGCTATTCTTGGAGTGATTTCGCTTAGATTAAGAAAATTAGTCAATTCATTATAA
- a CDS encoding DUF4271 domain-containing protein, protein MIEQLHPRIIENKDWATLLFVLTFAVVAMTKSAYETRFSEFSKLIFSDKYAKIYRDNSHMKNSFTVGLFFVQIVSFAFFILLTMNVFGHASKTDWVLFIQIATFLLYFILGKYLIEKIVATSFNIDEFVELFNLQKVTYRTYIGVLILPINAVLFYYDNIPQIIPLAIIGISLCISVYSYFISIKTYQNVIIGKLFYFILYLCALEIAPYYFLYYWITKGSA, encoded by the coding sequence ATGATTGAACAACTTCATCCTCGGATTATTGAAAACAAAGACTGGGCGACGCTTTTATTTGTGCTGACCTTTGCCGTTGTTGCCATGACAAAATCTGCTTACGAAACTAGATTTAGTGAATTTAGTAAACTTATTTTTTCTGATAAATATGCCAAAATTTATCGGGACAACAGTCACATGAAAAACAGCTTTACGGTCGGTTTATTTTTTGTGCAGATTGTATCGTTTGCTTTTTTTATTCTGCTTACGATGAATGTTTTTGGCCACGCTTCAAAAACAGATTGGGTTCTCTTTATCCAGATTGCCACTTTTCTGCTTTATTTCATTTTAGGAAAATATTTGATTGAGAAAATTGTTGCGACTTCTTTCAATATTGATGAATTTGTAGAGCTTTTTAATTTACAGAAAGTAACGTACAGGACTTATATTGGGGTTTTAATCCTTCCAATTAATGCGGTTTTATTTTATTATGACAATATTCCGCAGATTATTCCGCTAGCAATCATAGGCATTTCGCTGTGTATTAGCGTATACTCGTACTTTATTTCAATTAAAACATATCAAAACGTAATAATCGGTAAGTTATTTTATTTTATTTTGTATCTTTGCGCTCTTGAAATAGCCCCTTATTATTTTCTCTATTATTGGATAACAAAAGGGAGTGCTTAG
- a CDS encoding uroporphyrinogen-III synthase translates to MKVKTILVSQPEPKVENSPYFELQQKHKIKIDFRPFIHVEGVSAKEIRLQKIDLNHYTAIILTSRNAVDHFFRVADEMRYKVPEGLKYFCQSEAVAFYLQKYVVYRKRKIYVGAKDFADLSPLIKKYKDEKFLLPASDQLNADAPVTLNSLKVDWAQAIFYRTVMSDLSDLADVYYDVLAFFSPTGIKSLFKNFPDFKQNNTRIAVFGSTTQKEALDHGLRVDILAPTPETPSMTMALEKYVAEANKGK, encoded by the coding sequence ATGAAAGTGAAAACAATTTTGGTGTCACAGCCTGAACCTAAAGTGGAGAATTCTCCTTACTTTGAGCTCCAACAAAAACACAAAATAAAAATTGATTTCAGACCATTTATTCATGTAGAAGGGGTTAGCGCAAAAGAGATTCGATTACAAAAAATCGATCTTAATCATTACACTGCGATCATTTTAACAAGTCGAAATGCTGTAGATCATTTTTTTAGAGTGGCTGATGAAATGCGTTACAAAGTTCCTGAAGGATTGAAGTATTTTTGTCAATCTGAGGCCGTTGCGTTTTACCTTCAAAAGTATGTTGTGTACAGAAAACGTAAGATTTACGTTGGAGCAAAAGATTTTGCAGATTTATCTCCGCTGATTAAGAAGTACAAAGACGAGAAGTTCTTACTTCCTGCATCTGACCAATTAAATGCAGATGCTCCTGTTACATTAAACAGTCTAAAAGTAGATTGGGCACAAGCTATTTTCTATAGAACTGTAATGAGTGATTTATCTGATTTAGCTGATGTTTATTATGACGTTTTAGCTTTTTTCAGCCCAACAGGAATTAAATCATTGTTTAAAAATTTCCCAGATTTTAAACAAAACAACACCAGAATTGCAGTATTCGGAAGCACAACGCAAAAAGAAGCTTTAGATCATGGTTTAAGAGTTGATATTCTTGCTCCTACTCCTGAAACGCCTTCTATGACAATGGCTTTAGAAAAATACGTAGCAGAAGCCAACAAAGGAAAATAA
- a CDS encoding Lrp/AsnC family transcriptional regulator — MKINSLLIEIDGIDKEILRYLMDDARKPILQIANKIGISGAAIHQRLKKLEQSGVISGSKFTVNPKVLGYNTMAFVGVYLDKASRNSEAVKELRKIPEVLECHYTTGNWSVLIKIICRDNEHLMQLLNTKIQAIEGVSRTETFISLDQQIDRQIQL, encoded by the coding sequence ATGAAAATCAACTCTCTATTAATTGAAATTGACGGAATCGACAAGGAAATTCTTCGCTATCTCATGGACGATGCCCGAAAACCAATTTTACAGATAGCTAACAAAATAGGAATCTCAGGAGCCGCAATTCACCAGAGATTAAAAAAACTGGAGCAATCTGGCGTTATTTCTGGATCTAAATTTACTGTCAACCCAAAAGTTTTGGGCTACAACACAATGGCGTTTGTTGGCGTTTATTTGGACAAAGCTTCCAGAAACTCTGAAGCCGTAAAAGAACTCAGAAAAATTCCAGAGGTTTTAGAATGCCATTACACAACAGGAAACTGGTCCGTTTTGATTAAAATCATCTGTCGGGACAACGAACATTTAATGCAGCTTCTCAATACAAAAATTCAAGCCATAGAAGGCGTTTCCAGAACTGAAACTTTCATCTCGCTAGATCAGCAGATTGACAGGCAGATACAGCTTTAG
- a CDS encoding zinc metallopeptidase — MGSGYLIIAGAIMLFSWLVSSQLKSKFELYSKLQLRNGMSGREIAEKMLADNGITDVRVISTPGQLTDHYNPSDKTVNLSEAVYNHRNAAAAAVAAHECGHAVQHAIGYEWLTMRSKLVPIVSVASNYVQWILIAGILMIKVFPGLLLIGIIIFAATTLFSIITLPVEYDASNRALAWLENKHMLTQEEQAGAKDALKWAARTYVVAAIGSIATLLYYISIYSGSRRN; from the coding sequence ATGGGATCAGGATATTTAATTATTGCTGGAGCTATAATGTTGTTCAGCTGGCTGGTAAGCTCGCAGCTGAAGAGTAAATTTGAATTGTATTCGAAGCTGCAATTAAGAAACGGAATGAGCGGCCGTGAAATCGCAGAAAAAATGCTTGCCGATAACGGAATTACAGATGTTCGCGTTATCTCAACGCCAGGTCAGTTAACAGATCATTATAATCCATCAGATAAAACAGTAAATTTAAGCGAAGCAGTTTACAACCATCGCAACGCAGCCGCAGCCGCAGTTGCAGCGCACGAATGCGGTCACGCAGTGCAGCACGCAATTGGTTACGAATGGCTGACAATGCGTTCTAAGCTCGTTCCAATTGTAAGCGTTGCTTCCAATTACGTGCAATGGATTTTGATAGCAGGAATTCTAATGATTAAAGTTTTTCCTGGATTACTATTGATTGGAATTATCATTTTTGCCGCAACAACTTTGTTTTCCATCATTACACTCCCGGTAGAGTACGATGCTAGTAACCGTGCTTTGGCTTGGTTAGAGAACAAACATATGCTAACGCAAGAAGAACAGGCAGGAGCAAAAGACGCTTTAAAATGGGCAGCAAGAACTTATGTAGTAGCGGCAATTGGTTCGATTGCAACGTTGCTGTACTATATATCAATCTATTCTGGAAGTAGAAGGAACTAA
- a CDS encoding response regulator: MKYKTIIVDDHPIVISGISGLLSDLENIEIVEKFESGIALLDYIEDHKVDLILMDIFLPVINGVDLCKTIKQKHPKIVIIGMSSQSERSLVMQFIQNGGNGYILKNASFDEFKECIYKAIDGEIVFSEEVKTIISQPLSEDLERIPGLSRRERDIALLLSQGKSTQEIADDLFLSFLTVQTHRRNILQKYKMKNVAELIAFLLKNNMLN, encoded by the coding sequence ATGAAGTATAAAACAATAATAGTAGACGACCATCCGATTGTGATTTCAGGAATTTCAGGCTTGCTTTCGGATTTGGAGAATATAGAAATTGTAGAAAAATTCGAATCTGGAATTGCACTTCTAGATTATATCGAAGACCATAAAGTCGATTTGATTTTAATGGATATTTTCCTGCCGGTAATAAATGGAGTTGATTTATGTAAAACAATCAAGCAAAAGCATCCCAAAATTGTAATTATTGGTATGAGCAGCCAGTCAGAGAGAAGTTTGGTCATGCAGTTTATTCAGAATGGTGGAAACGGCTATATTCTTAAAAATGCTTCCTTTGATGAGTTTAAAGAATGTATTTACAAAGCAATTGACGGTGAAATTGTTTTTAGTGAAGAGGTAAAAACCATAATTAGCCAGCCATTATCTGAAGATTTAGAAAGAATTCCAGGCTTGAGCCGAAGAGAACGTGATATTGCATTATTGCTTTCGCAAGGAAAATCTACCCAAGAAATTGCCGATGATTTATTTTTGAGTTTTCTAACCGTTCAAACGCATCGACGCAATATTCTTCAAAAATATAAAATGAAAAATGTGGCAGAATTAATTGCTTTTCTGCTCAAAAACAATATGCTGAATTAA
- a CDS encoding sensor histidine kinase: MKKLYAFLFFLFFTAISNSQVILSLDDDTVYIDSIVKITKNTKSDSVKSLNSFRLSKLFLMAQDAKKSKEYLEQANKLKVKFPFLRDASIYYNAYSFIEKGDLDGFEKTLLDANAKLKKYRNKEAYKLRAVILQNYGIMQQRKNNENAYMKLLVNEAIPIAKKSGDYELISALNKAVAIIFMNNDEREKAAEYLDQAQKYIESATKKSATLAESKMETYIINAENLVELKHFYDAKEILDKAYATLEKYPTSNLNDSYFYSEGIYYAKQNKHKEALVSFEKGIKSAESHHNTIAVNRLKFAEYEVLFKLKNYEKAKSNLEYLIEKTPFIVDKKNYYKELSKVYNATKEYPKAYYYSNKYNVINDSLNDAKLRSEIVELEAKYKKAESEKKIGLLQSENEKAVLQVNNNRLNMMLFAVLSFVLFLTVLFLWSWNNYQKKISFQKEVNHKQELEALENQQKLSISNALIEGEEIERKRIARDLHDGLGSMLSGLKMHLNLADRENQENTANINGLLNDSIKELRNISQNLMPESLVKLGLEHALRDLCVSHSTAETTIEFQYLNKKTALPQHFKIMIFRIIQELLNNALKYAKASQILVSCSQNKDVFFITVEDNGIGFNVEYAEKRDGMGLRNIKNRVAFLNGKLEIDSVIGKGTSTYIEIKCNPNHNYEV, from the coding sequence ATGAAGAAACTCTACGCCTTTTTATTTTTTTTATTTTTCACTGCAATTTCCAATTCACAAGTAATTCTTTCGCTAGATGATGATACTGTTTATATTGACAGTATTGTTAAAATCACCAAAAACACAAAATCAGACAGTGTCAAAAGTTTGAATAGTTTTAGACTTTCAAAACTGTTTTTAATGGCTCAGGATGCAAAAAAATCTAAAGAGTATCTTGAACAAGCCAATAAGCTAAAAGTGAAATTTCCTTTTCTAAGAGATGCTTCCATTTATTATAACGCCTACAGTTTTATAGAAAAAGGCGATTTGGACGGTTTTGAAAAAACTTTGCTCGATGCCAATGCCAAACTCAAAAAATATCGAAATAAAGAAGCTTATAAACTTCGCGCGGTGATACTTCAGAATTATGGCATTATGCAGCAACGCAAGAATAATGAAAATGCTTATATGAAATTGCTGGTAAATGAAGCGATTCCGATTGCTAAAAAAAGCGGTGATTACGAATTAATAAGCGCATTAAATAAAGCAGTCGCGATTATTTTTATGAATAATGATGAACGTGAGAAGGCGGCCGAATATCTCGATCAAGCACAGAAATACATCGAAAGTGCCACAAAAAAATCGGCAACCTTAGCAGAGTCTAAAATGGAAACCTATATTATAAATGCAGAAAATCTGGTGGAACTTAAACATTTCTATGACGCCAAAGAAATTCTGGATAAGGCATATGCGACTTTAGAAAAATATCCGACATCAAACTTAAATGATTCTTATTTTTATTCGGAAGGAATTTATTATGCCAAACAAAATAAGCACAAAGAGGCATTGGTGAGTTTTGAAAAAGGAATCAAATCGGCAGAAAGCCATCACAATACTATTGCAGTAAACAGATTGAAATTTGCAGAATATGAAGTGCTTTTTAAACTCAAAAATTATGAGAAAGCCAAAAGCAATCTGGAATATCTTATAGAAAAAACACCTTTTATTGTCGATAAAAAGAATTATTACAAAGAGCTGTCAAAAGTGTATAATGCGACAAAAGAATATCCGAAAGCTTATTATTATTCGAATAAATATAATGTGATAAACGATAGCCTTAACGATGCTAAGCTGAGAAGTGAAATTGTTGAGCTTGAAGCAAAATATAAAAAAGCAGAAAGCGAAAAGAAAATCGGTCTGTTGCAGTCTGAAAATGAAAAAGCAGTTTTGCAGGTTAATAATAATCGTTTGAATATGATGCTTTTTGCCGTGCTTTCATTTGTTTTGTTTCTGACGGTTTTGTTTTTGTGGAGCTGGAACAATTATCAGAAAAAAATAAGTTTTCAGAAAGAAGTTAACCACAAACAAGAGCTCGAAGCATTAGAAAATCAGCAGAAATTATCCATTTCAAATGCTTTGATTGAAGGCGAGGAAATAGAAAGAAAAAGAATCGCAAGAGATCTTCATGACGGACTAGGGAGTATGCTTTCTGGGCTTAAAATGCATTTGAATCTCGCCGATCGTGAGAATCAAGAAAACACGGCTAACATTAATGGCTTATTAAACGATTCAATTAAAGAGCTCCGCAATATTTCGCAGAACTTGATGCCAGAAAGTTTAGTGAAACTCGGGCTAGAACACGCGCTTAGAGATTTATGCGTTTCGCATTCAACAGCCGAAACCACAATTGAATTTCAGTATTTGAATAAAAAAACAGCTTTGCCGCAGCATTTTAAGATTATGATTTTCAGGATTATTCAAGAGCTTCTCAATAACGCTTTAAAATATGCCAAAGCTTCGCAGATTCTAGTTTCCTGTTCGCAGAACAAAGACGTGTTTTTTATCACTGTAGAAGATAACGGAATTGGTTTCAATGTAGAATACGCAGAAAAAAGAGATGGAATGGGCTTGAGAAACATTAAAAACCGTGTAGCCTTCTTGAATGGAAAACTAGAAATTGATTCTGTTATTGGAAAAGGAACTTCGACTTATATCGAAATAAAATGCAACCCAAATCATAATTATGAAGTATAA
- a CDS encoding MmpS family transport accessory protein, with protein sequence MKSILKTLAIVMTLAFTAVSCSSDNDDNNSAPASRDVKYEITGNYTGKLDVTYMEKSGAPLIEDVASLPWTKEFTANADSDGALVHTGGYGGVAGQTVTAKIYVGGKVVSELTGKADSDGIIVVHPKTYIFPR encoded by the coding sequence ATGAAATCAATTTTGAAAACCTTAGCAATCGTAATGACTCTTGCTTTTACAGCAGTTTCTTGCAGCAGTGATAATGACGATAATAACTCTGCTCCAGCATCAAGAGATGTAAAATATGAAATTACTGGAAATTATACTGGCAAACTTGATGTAACCTATATGGAAAAAAGTGGTGCACCACTTATTGAAGATGTAGCTTCATTACCTTGGACAAAAGAATTTACTGCTAATGCAGATTCTGATGGCGCGTTAGTACACACTGGAGGTTATGGAGGAGTTGCTGGACAGACTGTTACAGCTAAAATTTATGTGGGAGGAAAAGTAGTTTCTGAGTTAACAGGAAAAGCAGACAGTGATGGGATCATTGTTGTACATCCTAAAACATATATTTTTCCCAGATAA